The following nucleotide sequence is from Pedobacter sp. PACM 27299.
AATCTATCTTTCCGGAAAAATAGCCGAAAAGTATTACTTAATGGCAAGAATGGCTACGAAAAACAAAGAACAGCAGGCACGCTGTACCTTTATGGCCAGCAAAATTGAACGCAATGAAAGTTACAACAGATCTTTCGATCTTCCAGAGAATAAGGATGCCAATTCCTGGAGTGTAGAAACCAAAGCACTTTATTTTGGGCAAAACTTCGCGATGCTGGCAAGACAATATGCTGACACCAGATTCTACCAGGAAGCAATAGAAGAATGCGGTTATTTCCGTCAGTATTTAAACTCGCTGCACTAATTACAGCAGATTAATTGAGGACTATGAAACCAATTGTAGAACTGATTACGGCATGGGCCGATTATGAAAGCAAGAATCCCGCTGCCAATGCAGCGGAATTCTGCAGTCATTTCTTGATGGATCATAAAGGACCCGCAGCACCCGATCAAATGCCTGCTACGCTAGCGGATAAAGATGCCGATCAGGAATTAGCTACTCTGATCGGCCAATTAAACGCCATTCATGTAGTGTATGCAAAATCCGTACTCAAATCATTCCCAGGAATTGAACTGGAATGGTTTTACTTCATGAAGTCCATCGCCCTCCATCCTGAAGCGAAGAAATCAGATGTGGTTGCTGCAGTATTCTTTGAACCATCTACTGGTATCGATATTCTCAACAGAATCAAAAAAGCAGGGCTATTGATAGAAAGAAGCGACCCGGCTGATAAAAGAGCGAAACTGGTTAAATTGAGTACAAAAGGAGAAAAACTGCTACAGCTGTTACACCGAAGTTTATTCAAAGCTGATCAATTGTTATTCCATGACCTTTCAGCATCGAACAAGAAATTATTGATCAATCTGCTGACAGATACGCAACAAAAACACCAAACCTTAATCGCTGAAAACAAGCACAAACAATTGGAAGAACTGAACCTTACTATTTCAGACCAGGAAAGTAAGTTGTAAAGCTACGCTGATCTATAACCAGGCGTGTAAATAGGATAAAGTAAATATGGAATATTATCTGTAAACAGCGCAAGTTTCGGGTTTTCACAGCGCTGTACATGCCTTAATTTTAGGTATAAATTTCAAATCATGGAAACATCAGATCAAATCGACTATCAGAGAATTGAAAAAGCGATTGAATATTTAAGAATGAATTTCAAACAGCAACCCCCATTAGAAGATATCGCTGCACATGTTCATCTAAGTCCCTTTCATTTTCAGCGTATGTTTAAGGAATGGGCCGGTGTGAGTCCTAAACAATTTCTTCAATACCTAAGCATAGAGTATGCAAAAGGGATCTTAAAAAAACAAAATGGCAAATTGGCTGAGGCCGCTTATGAAACCGGCTTATCAGGCACCAGCAGGCTACACGATCTTTTCATCAAGATAGAAGGAATGACACCCGGAGAATTTAAAAATGGTGGACAGCAGTTACAAATCAATTATAGCTTCGCAGAAAGCCCTTTTGGGCGGTTATTGGTGGCTTCTACTGCCAAAGGCATTTGCTATATGGCTTTTTCTGATGATTCAAATCAGGCATTTAATGAACTCCAGCAACTATTTCCGAATGCAAAGTACCAGCAGTTGCTTGATCAGCTGCAACAGCATGCGCTTTATATATTTAGCACAGATTGGAGCAGGTTATCGGAAGTAAAACTTCATTTAAAAGGAACGGATTTCCAGATCAAAGTTTGGGAAATGCTATTAAAAATCCCCTCTGGAGATCTGGCAACCTATGCTGACATTGCCAATGAACTGCAAAACCCTAAAGCCAATCGTGCAGTAGGCAGTGCAGTAGGGAAAAACCCGGTAGCCTTTTTAATTCCTTGCCACAGAGTGATTAAATCCACAGGAGAATTGGGGCAATACCATTGGGGAGCAGTGAGAAAAACAGCAATGATCGGTTGGGAAGCATCAAAAAATGATACACCAACAGGGGAGCAGGTATAATTACACTCGTTTAGAAAGCGTTCTCCAGAGGTAAAAAACAAGGTAACTTTCCCAGCCCTCATATCCAGAAAAAAAGGCTTCGATTTCAGCAACTTCCTTTTTATCCTTGATGATATCTAGATTAACCAATGCATTTAACAATCCAGCATCACCATGAGGGATACAAGAGCGTTCCTTCAAACTTTTCATCAGCGCATAATTTGCGGTCCAAACTCCTACTCCTTTCACATTGACCAAAGCCTTTTGACGGGAGGCCAAATCTGGCATTGCGCGTAATCCTGATTTACTAAGCGTCTGAGTAGCGAAAGCGGCGGCGATCTCTAAAACATACGCCGCTTTACTTCTTGAAAATTGCATGCCCTGCAATTCTTCCTGTATTGCATTTGCCAAAACTTCTGGCTTTGGAAAAAGAAAGTACTGTTGCCCTTCAAAATCCAATGTTTCTCCGAAGCGTTCTACCAGTTTTCTTTTGAGTTTATAGGCAAAAGTTAAATTAATCTGCTGTCCGATGATTGCCCAGCAGATGGCTTCAAACAAATCGGGGATTCCGATCAGCCGAAGACCAAAATAGTCTGCCTTCATAAAAGACAAACGGGGATCTCTAAGCATCAATTCATAGAATGGCTTAAGATCGAGGTCCAGGTCAAACCATTCATTCACAAAAGCCCTCACTTCAACGGTTTCTTCGGGAGTTAAAGTCCGATTTAAAACGGAAACCTTTAACGTTTCACCTTCGTTTTCGATACGAACTAATGCGGCCCCATTTGTCAGCTGCAGTACTCTGGTCACCCTATTTTTAGCTATGCTATATAGGCAGTCATCAAAGCCACGGTCTAAAAACCATAGACATTCTCCAAAGTTGAAATCAGCAGGAAGAGTAATAAAGAAACACGTTGGCACCATCCTGTAAAAATAGTCATTTGACTATAAAATTAAATCTGATT
It contains:
- a CDS encoding MarR family winged helix-turn-helix transcriptional regulator, with product MKPIVELITAWADYESKNPAANAAEFCSHFLMDHKGPAAPDQMPATLADKDADQELATLIGQLNAIHVVYAKSVLKSFPGIELEWFYFMKSIALHPEAKKSDVVAAVFFEPSTGIDILNRIKKAGLLIERSDPADKRAKLVKLSTKGEKLLQLLHRSLFKADQLLFHDLSASNKKLLINLLTDTQQKHQTLIAENKHKQLEELNLTISDQESKL
- a CDS encoding bifunctional helix-turn-helix domain-containing protein/methylated-DNA--[protein]-cysteine S-methyltransferase, which codes for METSDQIDYQRIEKAIEYLRMNFKQQPPLEDIAAHVHLSPFHFQRMFKEWAGVSPKQFLQYLSIEYAKGILKKQNGKLAEAAYETGLSGTSRLHDLFIKIEGMTPGEFKNGGQQLQINYSFAESPFGRLLVASTAKGICYMAFSDDSNQAFNELQQLFPNAKYQQLLDQLQQHALYIFSTDWSRLSEVKLHLKGTDFQIKVWEMLLKIPSGDLATYADIANELQNPKANRAVGSAVGKNPVAFLIPCHRVIKSTGELGQYHWGAVRKTAMIGWEASKNDTPTGEQV
- a CDS encoding DNA-3-methyladenine glycosylase family protein, translated to MVPTCFFITLPADFNFGECLWFLDRGFDDCLYSIAKNRVTRVLQLTNGAALVRIENEGETLKVSVLNRTLTPEETVEVRAFVNEWFDLDLDLKPFYELMLRDPRLSFMKADYFGLRLIGIPDLFEAICWAIIGQQINLTFAYKLKRKLVERFGETLDFEGQQYFLFPKPEVLANAIQEELQGMQFSRSKAAYVLEIAAAFATQTLSKSGLRAMPDLASRQKALVNVKGVGVWTANYALMKSLKERSCIPHGDAGLLNALVNLDIIKDKKEVAEIEAFFSGYEGWESYLVFYLWRTLSKRV